In Methanobrevibacter oralis, a single window of DNA contains:
- a CDS encoding amidohydrolase family protein produces MLTIANGIILKGQDLKPTREDIVIDEGKIIEIGNNLREGKIIDAGGNLVCPSFINGHTHIGDSIIKDEGYSLSLSEMVKPPNGVKHCALANVEDDEIIEAMALSMWEMLESGTTHFIDYREGGIKGVKLLKKASKDIPINPIILGRDDSFYGDDPDLKKVKIAIRKLLKIADGIAPSGFGEVSDEVAHLIVEKCNKSDKISSIHVAESKSAQRDSLKKYNKTEIKRGVESNFDQLVHLTNPCDDDLKLVANFYNNIVVCPRANAALNVGVAPLNKMFNLGINPLLGTDNVMLNSPDMLRELEFSLKIMSIFYKNYLDPLKLLKSATTNISNFRINNYIKKSYIELNNNAELFICKFISKNPYLNIINRCKTKNILYVINKVDIKDYIINI; encoded by the coding sequence ATGTTGACTATAGCTAATGGAATTATTTTAAAAGGTCAGGATTTAAAGCCTACACGAGAAGATATTGTAATTGATGAGGGTAAAATCATTGAAATTGGGAATAACCTTCGTGAAGGTAAAATTATTGATGCAGGTGGGAATTTAGTTTGTCCATCATTTATTAATGGACATACACATATTGGAGATTCAATAATTAAAGATGAAGGATACTCTTTATCTTTAAGTGAAATGGTAAAACCTCCAAATGGTGTTAAACATTGTGCATTAGCTAATGTTGAAGATGATGAGATTATTGAAGCTATGGCATTATCAATGTGGGAAATGCTTGAAAGTGGAACAACTCATTTTATAGATTATCGTGAAGGTGGAATTAAAGGAGTTAAACTTCTTAAAAAAGCATCAAAAGATATTCCTATTAATCCGATTATTTTAGGGCGTGATGATAGTTTTTATGGTGATGATCCCGATTTAAAAAAAGTAAAGATAGCTATTAGAAAGTTATTAAAAATAGCTGATGGGATTGCTCCTAGTGGATTTGGTGAAGTTAGCGATGAGGTAGCTCATTTAATTGTTGAGAAGTGTAATAAATCTGATAAAATTTCATCCATCCATGTAGCCGAATCCAAATCAGCTCAAAGAGACTCACTTAAGAAATATAATAAAACTGAAATTAAAAGAGGAGTTGAATCTAATTTTGACCAATTAGTTCATTTAACTAATCCTTGTGATGACGATTTAAAATTGGTAGCTAATTTTTACAATAATATTGTAGTATGTCCAAGAGCTAATGCAGCTTTAAATGTTGGTGTAGCTCCTTTAAATAAGATGTTTAATTTAGGTATAAACCCACTTTTAGGAACTGATAATGTAATGCTTAATTCACCGGATATGCTTAGAGAATTAGAGTTTAGCTTAAAAATCATGTCTATTTTTTATAAAAATTATTTAGACCCATTGAAATTATTAAAATCTGCAACAACTAATATTTCTAATTTTAGAATTAATAATTATATTAAAAAATCATATATTGAACTAAATAACAATGCAGAACTATTTATTTGTAAATTCATTTCAAAAAATCCTTATTTAAATATAATTAATAGATGTAAAACGAAAAATATATTATATGTTATCAACAAAGTAGATATCAAAGATTATATAATAAATATATAA
- a CDS encoding universal stress protein has protein sequence MYNKILVPTDGSEFAKKAQDHALFLAKVSGAEIIAISVTENHFVNGLPLEDEIYQLNEILKERSEKNLDDFDKENDDDTIKISHIIREGSPAKVILEVAREEDVDLIVMGSSGKSGFDRFIMGSVADKVVNSAKCAVLVIH, from the coding sequence ATGTATAATAAGATATTAGTCCCAACAGATGGGTCAGAATTCGCAAAAAAAGCTCAGGATCATGCTTTGTTCTTAGCTAAAGTTAGTGGCGCTGAAATTATAGCGATTAGTGTTACTGAAAATCATTTTGTTAACGGACTTCCATTAGAGGATGAAATATATCAATTAAATGAAATATTAAAGGAGCGTTCTGAAAAGAATCTCGATGATTTTGATAAAGAAAATGATGATGATACTATTAAGATTTCTCATATAATTAGAGAAGGATCACCTGCGAAAGTTATTTTAGAAGTCGCTCGTGAAGAAGATGTGGATTTAATTGTAATGGGTAGCTCTGGTAAATCTGGCTTTGATAGATTTATTATGGGTAGTGTTGCAGATAAGGTTGTAAACTCAGCTAAATGTGCAGTATTAGTTATTCATTAG